The Phycisphaeraceae bacterium genome has a window encoding:
- a CDS encoding OmpH family outer membrane protein has protein sequence MKKSSRLTNALILAAALSATLFLGYGASAVRNVAPKPVAVATVDLEKIFENLRELSAEQGRLQNVGKQMDVENESRFNKLKQMQEEFDLTPKDSPRLTQIEEALVNATIEYQAWKEFQLRRIDREKALVLEKVYNSVKRSLAAYAQQHGYDIVMLNDSIKPLVRGTEQSVQQQISARRLLYTNPALDITGEVLTKMNNEFNAGGG, from the coding sequence ATGAAGAAGTCGAGCCGCCTCACCAACGCCCTGATCCTCGCCGCCGCGCTGTCCGCGACGCTGTTCCTGGGCTACGGGGCTTCCGCCGTGCGCAACGTCGCCCCCAAGCCGGTCGCCGTGGCCACGGTGGATCTGGAGAAGATCTTCGAGAATCTTCGGGAGCTGAGCGCCGAACAGGGCCGGCTTCAGAACGTCGGCAAGCAGATGGACGTGGAGAACGAGAGCCGCTTCAACAAGCTCAAGCAGATGCAGGAGGAGTTCGACCTGACGCCCAAGGACTCGCCCCGGCTGACGCAGATCGAGGAGGCGCTCGTCAACGCCACCATCGAGTACCAGGCGTGGAAGGAGTTCCAGCTCCGCCGCATCGACCGTGAGAAGGCCCTGGTGCTGGAGAAGGTCTACAACAGCGTCAAGCGATCATTGGCGGCCTATGCCCAGCAGCACGGCTACGACATCGTCATGCTCAACGACTCCATCAAGCCGCTGGTGCGCGGCACCGAGCAGTCGGTGCAGCAGCAGATTTCCGCCCGTCGCCTGCTCTACACCAACCCGGCGCTGGACATCACGGGCGAGGTGCTCACCAAGATGAACAACGAGTTCAACGCGGGAGGCGGGTGA
- a CDS encoding response regulator — protein sequence MANHKSSNGWSAKQVFTTGEAAEVCKVSQQTIIRCFDAGRLQGFRVPGSRFRRIPRAELIRFMRANDIPTTLLEEGTKRILVVDDDPEIITLYQEIFSSDDRFELRTAGNGYDAGLLTEQFRPDVVLLDYMLPDINGNVVCERIRSRDELAGTRIIIVSGVINQQEIDAMLKLGADEFIKKPFDVAALKQRVCELAGV from the coding sequence ATGGCCAATCACAAGTCGAGCAACGGCTGGAGCGCCAAGCAGGTCTTCACCACGGGCGAGGCGGCGGAGGTCTGCAAGGTCTCGCAGCAGACGATCATCCGCTGCTTCGATGCCGGGCGTCTGCAGGGCTTCCGGGTGCCGGGGTCGCGTTTCCGGCGCATCCCGCGGGCCGAACTGATCCGCTTCATGCGGGCCAACGACATTCCCACCACCCTGCTCGAGGAAGGCACCAAGCGCATCCTCGTGGTCGATGATGACCCGGAGATCATCACCCTCTACCAGGAAATCTTCTCCAGCGACGACCGCTTCGAGCTGCGGACCGCGGGCAACGGCTATGACGCCGGTCTGCTCACCGAGCAGTTCCGCCCTGACGTGGTGCTGCTGGACTACATGCTGCCCGACATCAACGGCAACGTGGTGTGCGAGCGCATCCGCTCGCGCGATGAGCTGGCGGGCACGCGCATCATCATCGTCTCGGGCGTGATCAACCAGCAGGAGATCGACGCCATGCTCAAGCTGGGCGCCGACGAGTTCATCAAGAAGCCCTTCGACGTGGCGGCCCTCAAGCAACGCGTGTGCGAACTGGCGGGTGTGTGA
- the lpxA gene encoding acyl-ACP--UDP-N-acetylglucosamine O-acyltransferase: MANIHPTAIIDPGARLAPSVAVGPYCVVGPGVEIADGTVLMNHVTVQRDTTIGRDNIIYPYSVIGADPQDKKYRGERALCAIGDNNQIREHVTIHRGTGNGGGITRVGDDNLIMVAAHVAHDCVIESHCVIANQVMLAGHVHIEEGANIGGGAGVHHFATVGACAFVGGLARITKDVPPFMIVEGNPAEVRAINAIAMSRRGYPPEHIEAVKEAFKRLYRTNGAAISEKLSGLVEEFPDVPAIRKLCDALAAAAEGVHGRALEAARPDDKRAARAAEAETAANAG, translated from the coding sequence ATGGCGAACATTCATCCCACGGCGATCATCGACCCCGGCGCGCGACTGGCTCCCTCCGTCGCGGTCGGTCCCTATTGCGTGGTCGGGCCGGGGGTGGAGATCGCCGACGGCACCGTGCTGATGAACCACGTCACGGTGCAGCGCGACACGACCATCGGGCGCGACAACATCATCTACCCCTACTCCGTCATCGGGGCCGACCCGCAGGACAAGAAGTACCGGGGCGAGCGGGCCCTGTGCGCCATCGGCGACAACAACCAGATCCGCGAACACGTCACCATTCACCGGGGCACGGGCAACGGGGGCGGCATCACGCGCGTGGGCGATGACAACCTGATCATGGTCGCCGCCCATGTGGCCCACGACTGCGTCATCGAGAGCCACTGCGTCATCGCCAACCAGGTGATGCTGGCGGGTCACGTTCACATCGAGGAAGGCGCCAACATCGGAGGCGGGGCGGGGGTGCATCACTTCGCCACGGTGGGCGCCTGTGCCTTCGTGGGCGGGCTGGCCCGCATCACCAAGGATGTGCCGCCCTTCATGATCGTCGAAGGCAACCCCGCCGAGGTGCGGGCCATCAACGCCATCGCCATGAGCCGTCGCGGCTATCCGCCCGAGCACATCGAGGCGGTGAAGGAGGCCTTCAAGCGACTCTACCGCACCAACGGGGCGGCGATCTCCGAGAAACTCTCCGGGCTGGTGGAGGAGTTCCCCGATGTGCCCGCCATCCGCAAACTCTGCGATGCGCTGGCCGCCGCAGCCGAGGGCGTGCATGGCCGCGCGCTGGAGGCAGCGCGGCCGGATGACAAGCGCGCCGCCCGCGCGGCGGAGGCGGAGACGGCGGCCAACGCGGGGTAA
- a CDS encoding DUF2314 domain-containing protein, giving the protein MALHGSRVVALALLGTILSGCDRGADNRAGTRDGPAPGASGAKPSPWVGDGSREALLLVDPEQDAALREALDAASRQARDTAAEARELWRQARPDERERWLIKWAAPVLDELGQPTGRVEHVWVRPLAWSPFRVEGVLASIPRGRIGHEAGDLVGFPIEELSDWVFKIEGRIDGPRRGGFTVEVLEKHVGAPGGLNRGSGASSSGSK; this is encoded by the coding sequence ATGGCTCTTCACGGCTCGCGGGTCGTTGCTCTGGCGCTGCTGGGAACGATCCTGAGCGGCTGCGACCGCGGGGCTGACAATCGCGCCGGAACCCGCGACGGACCCGCACCCGGCGCGTCCGGGGCGAAGCCGTCTCCCTGGGTGGGCGATGGTTCGCGTGAAGCCCTGCTGCTGGTTGATCCCGAACAGGACGCCGCCCTGCGCGAGGCGCTCGACGCCGCCAGCCGCCAGGCGCGCGACACCGCCGCGGAAGCGCGTGAACTGTGGCGTCAGGCCCGACCGGATGAGCGGGAGCGCTGGCTCATCAAGTGGGCCGCGCCGGTGCTGGATGAACTGGGCCAGCCCACCGGCCGCGTGGAGCACGTGTGGGTGCGTCCGCTGGCGTGGTCACCCTTCCGCGTCGAGGGTGTTCTGGCCTCCATCCCGCGGGGCCGCATCGGTCACGAGGCGGGCGATCTCGTCGGCTTCCCCATCGAGGAGCTGAGCGACTGGGTCTTCAAGATCGAGGGCCGCATCGACGGTCCGCGCCGAGGCGGCTTCACGGTGGAGGTGCTGGAGAAGCACGTCGGCGCGCCGGGCGGGCTGAACCGCGGGAGTGGTGCATCGTCATCCGGCTCGAAGTGA
- the nuoF gene encoding NADH-quinone oxidoreductase subunit NuoF — MNAPVLTQRIPTWPFADPKGRHIVSYDEYIKTGGYQALEKALSMDPAAIVDEVKKSQLRGRGGAGFPCGLKWTFLPKPDGGRRYLAINCDEAEPGTFKDRLLIDFDPHLVLEGIAIACYACRLDTAYFFIRGEYHHQAKVVENAIREAYDKGIFGKKGLMNGKSDFAVECYVHRSAGAYICGEETGLLEAIEGKRGWPRVKPPFPAVKGLFQRPTIINNVETLAYVPFIVQNGADAFSKMGCVSRYPNSAPSFGSKLMGMSGHVNRPGVYELDLGITLRDFVEKHCGGMRGGKRFKGAIPGGVSMGVLGTDQYDAPLDFDIGREYQVLGLGTACPTVFDEDTDMVAVCRNIVRFFKNESCGQCTPCREGAGWLFKLITRIERGDATSKDLDLLLEIAGSMGTMPGTTICGLADGNNWAVRTIVNKFRAEFEARCRRQFVPVGVPVTVGAS, encoded by the coding sequence ATGAACGCTCCCGTTCTGACCCAGCGCATCCCCACCTGGCCCTTCGCCGACCCCAAGGGTCGGCACATCGTCTCCTATGACGAGTACATCAAGACCGGCGGCTATCAGGCCCTCGAAAAGGCCCTGAGCATGGACCCAGCGGCCATCGTCGATGAGGTCAAGAAGTCGCAGCTCCGCGGGCGCGGCGGGGCGGGTTTCCCCTGCGGACTCAAGTGGACCTTCCTGCCCAAGCCCGACGGCGGCCGCCGCTACCTCGCCATCAACTGCGATGAGGCCGAACCGGGCACGTTCAAGGATCGCCTGCTCATCGACTTCGACCCCCATCTCGTCCTCGAAGGCATCGCCATCGCCTGCTACGCCTGCCGCCTGGATACGGCGTACTTCTTCATCCGCGGCGAGTACCACCACCAGGCCAAGGTGGTCGAGAACGCCATCCGCGAGGCGTATGACAAGGGCATCTTCGGGAAGAAAGGCCTGATGAACGGCAAGAGCGACTTCGCCGTGGAGTGCTACGTGCACCGCAGCGCGGGGGCGTACATCTGCGGCGAGGAGACCGGCCTGCTCGAAGCCATCGAGGGCAAGCGCGGCTGGCCGCGCGTCAAGCCGCCCTTCCCGGCGGTGAAGGGGCTCTTCCAGCGGCCCACCATCATCAACAACGTCGAGACGCTGGCGTACGTGCCCTTCATCGTGCAGAACGGGGCCGACGCGTTCAGCAAGATGGGCTGCGTCTCGCGCTACCCCAACAGCGCGCCGAGCTTCGGGTCCAAACTCATGGGCATGTCGGGCCACGTCAACCGGCCTGGCGTCTACGAGCTTGACCTGGGCATCACCCTGCGCGACTTCGTGGAGAAGCACTGCGGCGGGATGCGCGGCGGCAAGAGGTTCAAGGGTGCGATTCCCGGCGGCGTCTCCATGGGCGTGCTGGGAACGGACCAGTACGACGCTCCGCTCGACTTCGACATCGGCCGCGAATACCAGGTGCTGGGGCTGGGCACCGCCTGCCCCACGGTGTTCGATGAGGACACCGACATGGTCGCCGTGTGCCGCAACATCGTGCGGTTCTTCAAGAACGAGTCGTGCGGTCAGTGCACCCCCTGCCGCGAGGGCGCGGGCTGGCTGTTCAAACTCATCACTCGCATCGAGCGGGGCGACGCCACCAGCAAGGATCTCGACCTGCTGCTGGAGATCGCCGGTTCGATGGGCACCATGCCCGGCACCACGATCTGCGGACTGGCCGATGGCAACAACTGGGCGGTGCGGACGATCGTCAACAAGTTCCGGGCGGAGTTCGAAGCCCGGTGCCGGCGCCAGTTCGTGCCCGTGGGCGTGCCGGTGACGGTGGGCGCTTCGTAA
- a CDS encoding NAD(P)H-dependent oxidoreductase subunit E: MAWIVKPSATMTIERRKEPYLTPQMKQRFTEVILPRYETKLGALMPILHEVQHHYGCIPHQAQEEIAAFLEITPGDVLDTVSFYEEYHIEPRGRYTIGVCQSIACDVCSPSCGEIIDHLREKLGIEPHETTEDGKFTLLAMECLGSCGTAPVALVNEDLHEGLTIEKLDAIIDSLAAEDDKPQRH; this comes from the coding sequence ATGGCCTGGATCGTCAAACCCAGTGCGACAATGACCATCGAGCGGCGGAAGGAGCCCTACCTGACGCCGCAGATGAAACAGCGCTTCACCGAGGTCATCCTGCCTCGATACGAAACGAAGCTCGGCGCCCTCATGCCCATCCTGCATGAGGTGCAGCACCACTACGGCTGCATCCCTCACCAGGCGCAGGAGGAGATCGCCGCGTTCCTGGAGATCACGCCTGGCGACGTGCTCGACACCGTGTCGTTCTACGAGGAGTACCACATCGAGCCGCGCGGCAGGTACACCATCGGCGTGTGCCAGTCGATCGCCTGTGATGTCTGCAGCCCCAGTTGCGGCGAGATCATTGATCACCTTCGTGAGAAACTCGGCATCGAACCTCACGAGACGACGGAGGATGGAAAGTTCACGCTGCTGGCGATGGAATGCCTCGGCTCCTGCGGCACCGCGCCGGTGGCGCTGGTGAACGAAGATCTGCACGAGGGGCTGACGATCGAGAAGCTGGATGCGATCATCGACTCGCTGGCGGCGGAAGACGACAAACCACAGAGGCACTGA
- the lpxD gene encoding UDP-3-O-(3-hydroxymyristoyl)glucosamine N-acyltransferase: MNRPIDTAAALAEWLGGEVVGRADLPIRGLNALADAGPDEVTFIADDKHAARWGASRAGAAVVTHSLEVAGHDPANRALILVPNAELAMARLLERFSTPPWKPEPGVHPTAVIDPGARIDPAAFIGPHVTIGPGATIGRAAVLHAGVWLGAGAAVGEESVLYPNVVVRDRCRVGANCILHSGVAIGTDGFGYRPSEDKRTLVKIPHVGDVIIEDGVEIGANSCVDRGKFGSTIIGSGTKIDNLVQVGHNCRIGRCCVIAAQVALAGSVTIEDGAQLGGGSGVAEHVRIGRGARLAGYAGVISDVAPGETVFGIPAQPHREALKQVALVRRLRVWMDQVETRLDDLEE; encoded by the coding sequence ATGAATCGGCCCATTGACACGGCGGCCGCGCTCGCCGAATGGCTCGGCGGCGAAGTCGTCGGTCGGGCTGATCTGCCCATTCGCGGACTGAACGCGCTGGCGGACGCCGGGCCGGATGAAGTCACGTTCATCGCGGATGACAAGCACGCCGCCCGATGGGGGGCGTCGCGGGCCGGGGCGGCGGTGGTCACCCATTCGCTGGAGGTGGCGGGACACGACCCGGCCAATCGTGCCCTGATCCTGGTTCCCAACGCCGAACTGGCCATGGCCCGGCTGCTGGAGCGGTTCAGCACCCCGCCCTGGAAGCCCGAGCCGGGGGTTCACCCGACCGCGGTCATCGACCCGGGGGCCAGGATCGACCCCGCTGCGTTCATCGGCCCGCATGTGACGATCGGCCCGGGCGCCACGATCGGCCGCGCTGCGGTGCTGCACGCTGGTGTCTGGCTGGGCGCCGGAGCGGCGGTGGGGGAGGAGTCGGTGCTCTATCCCAACGTGGTTGTGCGCGACCGATGCCGCGTGGGCGCCAACTGCATCCTTCACAGCGGGGTGGCGATCGGGACGGACGGTTTCGGTTATCGGCCGTCCGAGGATAAGCGAACGCTCGTGAAGATTCCGCACGTTGGAGACGTGATCATCGAAGATGGGGTGGAGATCGGCGCCAATTCATGCGTGGATCGAGGCAAGTTCGGCTCCACGATCATCGGATCGGGCACCAAGATCGACAACCTGGTGCAGGTTGGGCACAACTGCCGCATTGGCCGGTGCTGCGTGATTGCCGCCCAGGTGGCGCTGGCGGGTTCAGTCACCATTGAAGATGGAGCGCAACTTGGTGGGGGATCAGGTGTTGCGGAGCACGTCAGAATCGGTCGAGGGGCACGTCTGGCGGGTTATGCAGGGGTGATTTCAGACGTCGCGCCGGGGGAGACGGTGTTCGGCATCCCCGCGCAACCCCACCGCGAGGCGCTGAAGCAGGTTGCCCTGGTGCGTCGGCTGCGGGTGTGGATGGATCAGGTCGAGACCCGCCTCGATGACCTCGAGGAGTAG
- a CDS encoding HDOD domain-containing protein: MTSTAGTFDPRRRLQLILQQVDQLPTLSSVAVRLLEVTSSDESSASDVVRLVASDPSLSAKVLKLCRAASRGVAVKDLTIERAVVLLGFDEVRSAALAVEVFELLDGVASRGGETRSADGAFDRLAFWQHCLAVGIACEALVRGSSYRESIDPGEAFLAGLLHDLGQLALHAVLPRSFDTCCELADQHGLDIDQACRRVIGIDSHTVGKHLADHWQLPERMVESIWLNSRPFDAVPASEHRDLVRLVTLADLIARRLLLAHAGHGPQVEDLASVAGSIGLEPRLVERVSDTLHEQVSERAVLIGLGETTSRDLLRATIERANTMLSRVRQSAQRHSVAGQIRTRALRACQVLFDGAMPGASLTTTVEAVARSASSVFGDGMSVVVHLPGGAGPAPAAPSGAPAGRAEIFCFSNQAALERTVAVDVESPIAWGEPTHGRLNVVAPWLDTLALPPEIARGHGLRLACSADVSAMLLREKDFGGTVDAPSLEVLRHAWGAAIAAAALAERASAASERLVEAHRELVAAQETIAQHKAMKAVGEMAAGAAHEMNNPLTVISGRAQLMQQESLDPRVRSGADEIVRASHRLSDLITSLRLYAEPPQPKPQTVSLVDLVNDVMRDLRARLKPAPGVRVSIDDGIPPVRIDRVQLGAALRELIQNAHEARPGTGIEVRVQIDPLDDRLMIQVIDSGPGLSQTALVHAFDPFFSEKPSGRQPGLGLARARRLVEINGGSLTLKNGAHGGAVATIALSGWRGRNAAYREAA; this comes from the coding sequence ATGACCAGCACCGCCGGAACCTTTGATCCGCGACGACGGCTGCAGCTGATCCTCCAGCAGGTGGATCAACTGCCCACGCTGTCGTCCGTGGCGGTGCGTCTGCTGGAGGTGACCTCCAGCGATGAGTCCAGCGCCAGCGACGTGGTGCGCCTGGTCGCGTCCGACCCTTCGCTAAGCGCGAAAGTGCTGAAGCTCTGCCGCGCCGCCAGCCGGGGCGTGGCGGTGAAGGATCTGACCATCGAGCGGGCGGTGGTGCTGCTGGGGTTTGACGAGGTTCGGTCCGCCGCGCTCGCGGTGGAAGTGTTCGAACTGCTCGACGGCGTGGCCAGTCGTGGCGGGGAGACTCGCAGCGCGGACGGCGCCTTCGACCGGCTCGCCTTCTGGCAGCACTGCCTGGCGGTGGGCATCGCCTGCGAAGCCCTGGTGCGCGGTTCGTCGTATCGAGAGTCCATCGACCCCGGCGAGGCGTTTCTTGCCGGACTGCTGCACGATCTGGGGCAGCTCGCCCTGCACGCGGTGCTGCCCCGGTCGTTCGACACCTGCTGCGAACTGGCCGACCAGCACGGCCTCGACATCGACCAGGCATGCCGCCGGGTGATCGGCATCGACTCTCACACCGTGGGCAAGCACCTGGCCGACCACTGGCAACTGCCGGAGCGGATGGTCGAGTCGATCTGGCTCAACAGCCGCCCGTTCGACGCGGTGCCCGCCAGCGAGCACCGGGATCTGGTGCGGCTGGTGACGCTGGCCGACCTGATCGCCCGTCGGCTGCTGCTGGCTCACGCCGGCCACGGTCCGCAGGTGGAAGACCTGGCGTCGGTGGCGGGCTCGATCGGGCTGGAGCCGCGACTTGTCGAGCGCGTGTCTGACACGCTGCACGAGCAGGTGAGCGAACGGGCGGTGCTGATCGGGCTGGGTGAGACGACCAGCCGCGACCTGCTGCGGGCCACGATCGAGCGGGCCAACACCATGTTGTCGCGCGTGCGTCAGTCGGCGCAGCGTCACAGCGTGGCGGGACAGATCCGAACCCGCGCCCTGCGCGCCTGCCAGGTGCTGTTCGATGGCGCCATGCCCGGCGCCTCGCTGACCACGACGGTGGAGGCGGTGGCCCGGTCCGCTTCGTCCGTGTTCGGCGACGGCATGAGCGTGGTGGTTCACCTGCCGGGGGGCGCGGGCCCGGCCCCCGCCGCGCCGAGCGGCGCGCCGGCGGGTCGGGCGGAGATCTTCTGCTTCTCGAATCAGGCGGCGCTGGAGCGCACGGTCGCGGTGGACGTGGAGAGCCCGATCGCCTGGGGCGAACCGACCCATGGCCGGCTGAACGTGGTGGCCCCGTGGCTGGATACGCTGGCCCTGCCGCCCGAGATCGCTCGCGGGCACGGCCTGCGGCTGGCGTGTTCGGCGGACGTGTCGGCGATGCTGCTTCGGGAGAAGGACTTCGGCGGGACGGTCGATGCGCCGTCGCTGGAGGTGCTGCGTCACGCATGGGGCGCCGCGATCGCCGCCGCCGCGCTGGCCGAGCGTGCCTCCGCCGCCAGCGAGCGCCTGGTCGAGGCGCACCGCGAACTCGTGGCGGCGCAGGAGACGATCGCGCAGCACAAGGCGATGAAGGCGGTGGGGGAGATGGCCGCCGGAGCCGCCCACGAGATGAACAACCCGCTCACGGTCATTTCCGGGCGCGCGCAGCTGATGCAGCAGGAGTCGCTGGACCCGCGGGTGCGTTCGGGGGCGGATGAGATTGTGCGGGCCTCGCATCGGCTTTCGGACCTGATCACATCGCTGCGTCTGTACGCCGAGCCGCCCCAGCCAAAGCCGCAAACCGTGTCGCTGGTGGACCTTGTGAACGACGTGATGCGTGACCTGCGGGCGCGGCTCAAGCCCGCGCCGGGGGTGCGCGTGTCGATTGACGACGGCATCCCCCCCGTGCGCATTGACCGGGTGCAGCTGGGCGCGGCGCTGCGCGAGTTGATCCAGAACGCGCACGAAGCGCGACCGGGCACGGGAATCGAAGTGCGCGTTCAAATCGACCCGCTCGATGACCGATTGATGATCCAGGTGATCGATTCGGGTCCGGGCCTGAGCCAGACGGCGCTGGTCCACGCGTTCGATCCCTTCTTCAGCGAGAAGCCCTCCGGTCGGCAGCCGGGCCTGGGTCTTGCGCGGGCCCGTCGCCTGGTGGAGATCAACGGCGGGTCGCTCACGCTGAAGAACGGCGCCCACGGAGGGGCCGTCGCCACCATCGCGCTGAGCGGGTGGCGAGGGAGGAACGCCGCCTACCGCGAGGCCGCGTAG
- the lpxC gene encoding UDP-3-O-[3-hydroxymyristoyl] N-acetylglucosamine deacetylase: protein MLQAVEKHPTSLATVARQHTLAAPVTVTGKGLLLGEDATCTILPAPAHHGIVFERTDVSPPVQIPASVRFVTPRARRTALKSGSVVIETVEHCLSALAGLRIDNALIQLHGPELPCGDGSAKPFVDPILEVGLVEQDAPRRVWRLTEPIVVQEGDAMLAALPHDGQEFRCLFDLDYGGHNNRIKRQTQSFTLAGDEYRREICTARTFSLVEEAKALWERGMCRHLSPADVLVIGEEGPIDNAYRFDNEPVRHKIVDMLGDLYLVGCEVIARFVAYKSGHSLNHQMGLKILEQIEAKQSRELLTRGREMDIRSIQRIMPHRYPMLLVDRVLHVEGDRKAIGVKNVSINEPFFQGHYPGTPLMPGVLIVEAMAQLGGLLLSKKLEHTGKIAVLLSLDKVKLRKPVVPGDQLVLEAESVRAGARTGNVKCKAFVGSQLAAEAQIKFMMVDAEQD from the coding sequence ATGTTGCAGGCCGTTGAGAAGCACCCCACCTCCCTCGCGACCGTTGCGCGCCAGCATACGTTGGCCGCGCCGGTGACCGTGACCGGCAAGGGTCTGCTGCTGGGTGAGGACGCCACCTGCACGATTCTGCCCGCCCCGGCCCATCACGGGATCGTCTTCGAGCGGACGGACGTGAGCCCGCCCGTGCAGATTCCCGCCTCGGTGCGTTTCGTCACCCCGCGGGCGCGGCGGACGGCTCTCAAATCCGGCTCCGTGGTCATCGAGACGGTGGAGCACTGCTTGAGCGCCCTGGCCGGGCTTCGCATCGACAATGCCCTCATCCAGTTGCACGGGCCGGAGCTTCCCTGCGGCGACGGCTCGGCCAAGCCCTTCGTGGACCCGATTCTCGAGGTGGGCCTCGTCGAGCAGGACGCTCCGCGCCGCGTGTGGCGCCTCACCGAGCCCATCGTGGTGCAGGAGGGCGACGCCATGCTCGCCGCCCTGCCGCACGACGGGCAGGAGTTCCGCTGCCTCTTCGACCTCGACTACGGGGGGCACAACAACCGCATCAAGCGCCAGACGCAGTCATTCACGCTCGCGGGCGATGAGTACCGTCGGGAGATCTGCACCGCCCGCACCTTCTCGCTGGTGGAGGAGGCCAAGGCCCTGTGGGAGCGCGGCATGTGCCGCCACCTCTCCCCGGCGGACGTGCTGGTGATCGGCGAGGAAGGTCCGATCGACAACGCCTACCGCTTCGACAATGAGCCGGTGCGCCACAAGATCGTGGACATGCTGGGCGACCTGTACCTCGTCGGGTGCGAGGTCATCGCCCGCTTCGTGGCGTACAAGTCCGGGCACTCGCTCAATCACCAGATGGGCCTGAAGATTCTGGAGCAGATCGAGGCGAAGCAGTCGCGCGAACTGCTCACCCGCGGGCGCGAGATGGACATCCGCTCCATTCAACGCATCATGCCCCATCGCTACCCCATGCTGCTGGTGGACCGGGTGCTGCACGTGGAGGGCGACCGCAAGGCCATCGGCGTGAAGAACGTGTCGATCAACGAGCCGTTCTTCCAGGGCCACTACCCCGGCACGCCGCTGATGCCGGGCGTGCTCATCGTCGAGGCCATGGCCCAGCTGGGCGGACTGCTGCTTTCCAAGAAACTCGAGCACACCGGCAAGATCGCGGTGCTGCTCTCGCTGGACAAGGTGAAACTCCGCAAGCCGGTGGTGCCGGGGGACCAGCTGGTGCTCGAGGCGGAATCGGTGCGAGCCGGCGCGCGGACCGGCAATGTCAAGTGCAAGGCCTTCGTCGGCAGCCAGTTGGCGGCCGAGGCGCAGATCAAGTTCATGATGGTCGATGCCGAGCAGGATTGA
- the tsaB gene encoding tRNA (adenosine(37)-N6)-threonylcarbamoyltransferase complex dimerization subunit type 1 TsaB has product MPSPFILAIETSQRQGGVAVQGSSGDIHTESLQPGGRHSDDLIPAIDRLMASAGRTFEDVAAVAVSIGPGGFTGLRIGITTARMIAEVRGVGVIPVPTAVVVADRIDGHGPILVALASKRESCWVTRFGRGGDDHWMMTGTPGAVTETTIDLTGVHLLVGDEHLPAGIRARCEQAGVPVLPPTFDPAACLHVAQRMWSRDPGVAVDPAAVMPLYAREPEAVALWRGRSADGVR; this is encoded by the coding sequence ATGCCGTCGCCCTTCATCCTCGCCATCGAAACATCCCAGCGCCAGGGCGGGGTGGCCGTGCAGGGTTCCAGCGGCGATATCCACACGGAATCGCTCCAACCCGGCGGGAGGCACTCCGATGACCTCATCCCCGCCATCGACCGGCTGATGGCTTCGGCGGGGCGTACGTTCGAGGATGTGGCGGCGGTGGCGGTTTCCATCGGGCCGGGGGGATTTACCGGACTTCGCATCGGCATCACCACCGCGCGGATGATCGCCGAGGTCAGAGGGGTCGGCGTCATTCCCGTCCCAACCGCGGTGGTAGTGGCCGATCGCATCGATGGGCATGGGCCAATCCTCGTGGCCCTGGCGTCCAAGCGCGAATCGTGCTGGGTGACGCGCTTCGGGCGCGGCGGCGATGACCACTGGATGATGACCGGAACACCCGGCGCGGTGACTGAAACAACCATCGACCTCACTGGTGTTCATCTGTTGGTCGGGGACGAGCACCTGCCCGCCGGCATTCGCGCCCGGTGCGAGCAGGCGGGTGTGCCCGTTCTCCCGCCCACGTTCGACCCCGCGGCGTGCCTGCACGTGGCACAGCGGATGTGGTCACGCGACCCGGGCGTTGCGGTGGACCCGGCTGCGGTGATGCCGCTCTACGCCCGTGAGCCGGAGGCGGTGGCGTTGTGGAGAGGACGAAGTGCTGACGGTGTTCGGTGA